From a region of the Geothrix sp. 21YS21S-2 genome:
- a CDS encoding glycosyltransferase yields the protein MDVVFLTDHLLRGGADAQLTRIAITLQRRGWKVGVLTMLPSVAFTRELAEAGIPCHACADGMPWVRGLPFAMAFRMTLKLLRWKPAVLITFNYHGDIMGRVLGRLAGVRAIVSSFRTAFVKTPGRERLYRRTERLIDVTAANSHAGIRYLVARNILTPGKTLVIHNGIIASDYPDPATREEVRAELGLPDEAFVWLAVGNLLPSKDYATLMEALGRIPRGGMHLLVAGGGTPGDLEALRRKAAQLGLGDRVHVLGSRSDVPRLLRACDAYVLSSAWEGMPNTVMEAMASGVPVVSTDAGGVRELLVHGASGFIVPCRDPGALAGRMVEMMALSPEKLLDMGTMGRGRVAACFDNERILDRWEILIKQLIRSTAKRRSVHVQEPQAPGRPQCPPPAFVISLDFELFWGVRDKRSLASYGENILGERQAIPAMLALFRKYGVKATWAAVGMAMFERKSDLLEHLPDLRPSYRNAGLDPYLALKDLGPDEKADPYHFGSSLVKQVLDCEGMELGSHTFSHYYCLEEGQEAAQFRADLEAWLRVSGSFGVSTPSFVFPRNQANAEYLAICSALGFKVFRGNESAWMYAESRGQDESQVKRAARLIDNYLDLSGPNGFIPRRWLDTGLVNCPSSRFLRASSQRLQGLEGLRVRRIQKAMETAAMRGESFHLWWHPHNFGTRLGENLAVLEALLRHHCLLRDRYGVVPMTMGEVGQAVQVADGVL from the coding sequence ATGGATGTCGTCTTCCTCACCGATCACCTGCTCCGCGGCGGCGCCGACGCCCAGCTCACCCGCATCGCCATCACGCTCCAGCGGCGGGGCTGGAAGGTGGGCGTCCTCACCATGCTGCCCTCGGTCGCCTTCACCCGGGAACTGGCCGAGGCCGGCATCCCCTGCCACGCCTGTGCCGATGGAATGCCGTGGGTGCGTGGCCTGCCCTTCGCCATGGCGTTCCGCATGACCCTCAAGCTGCTCCGGTGGAAGCCCGCGGTGCTGATCACGTTCAACTACCATGGCGACATCATGGGCCGGGTCCTGGGCCGGTTGGCGGGCGTCCGCGCCATCGTCTCCTCCTTCCGCACGGCCTTCGTGAAGACCCCGGGACGGGAGAGACTCTACCGGCGCACCGAGCGGCTCATTGATGTCACGGCGGCCAACTCCCATGCGGGCATCCGGTACCTGGTCGCCCGGAACATTCTCACCCCAGGCAAGACCCTGGTGATCCATAACGGGATCATCGCCTCGGACTACCCCGATCCCGCCACCCGGGAGGAGGTGCGGGCCGAGCTGGGCCTGCCGGACGAGGCCTTCGTGTGGCTGGCGGTGGGCAACCTGCTGCCATCCAAGGACTACGCGACCCTGATGGAGGCCCTGGGGCGCATTCCCCGGGGCGGAATGCACCTCCTGGTCGCCGGGGGGGGGACGCCCGGGGACCTGGAGGCCCTGCGCCGGAAAGCCGCCCAGCTCGGTCTCGGGGACCGCGTCCATGTCCTGGGCTCCCGGTCCGACGTTCCCCGCCTGCTCCGGGCCTGCGACGCCTATGTCCTGTCCTCGGCCTGGGAAGGCATGCCCAACACGGTGATGGAAGCCATGGCCTCCGGCGTGCCCGTGGTGAGCACGGATGCCGGCGGGGTCCGGGAGCTGCTCGTGCATGGCGCATCCGGATTCATCGTCCCCTGCCGGGATCCCGGGGCCCTGGCCGGGCGCATGGTGGAGATGATGGCCCTGTCCCCGGAAAAGCTCCTGGACATGGGCACCATGGGGCGGGGGCGGGTGGCGGCCTGTTTCGACAACGAGCGGATCCTGGACCGCTGGGAGATCCTGATCAAACAGCTGATCAGGTCGACCGCCAAGCGCCGGTCGGTGCACGTCCAGGAACCCCAGGCCCCGGGCCGGCCCCAATGCCCGCCCCCCGCCTTCGTCATCTCCCTGGATTTCGAGCTCTTCTGGGGGGTCCGGGACAAGCGGAGCCTCGCCAGCTACGGGGAGAACATCCTGGGGGAGCGCCAGGCCATTCCGGCCATGCTCGCGCTCTTCCGGAAGTACGGCGTCAAGGCCACCTGGGCGGCGGTGGGGATGGCCATGTTCGAGCGCAAGTCCGACCTCCTCGAGCACCTGCCCGACCTCAGGCCCTCCTACCGGAACGCCGGCCTGGATCCCTACCTGGCCCTGAAGGACCTGGGACCCGACGAGAAGGCCGATCCCTACCACTTCGGCTCCTCCCTCGTGAAACAGGTCCTTGACTGCGAGGGGATGGAACTGGGAAGCCACACCTTCTCCCACTACTACTGCCTGGAGGAGGGGCAGGAGGCCGCCCAGTTCCGGGCCGACCTGGAGGCCTGGCTGCGGGTGTCAGGTTCCTTCGGAGTCTCCACCCCCAGCTTCGTGTTTCCCCGCAACCAGGCCAATGCCGAGTATCTGGCCATCTGTTCGGCCCTGGGCTTCAAGGTCTTCAGGGGAAACGAGAGTGCATGGATGTACGCGGAGTCCCGGGGTCAGGACGAGTCCCAGGTCAAGCGTGCGGCCCGCCTGATCGACAACTACCTGGACTTGTCAGGTCCCAATGGCTTCATCCCCCGGCGGTGGCTGGATACCGGCCTGGTCAATTGCCCTTCGAGCCGGTTCCTGCGAGCCAGTTCCCAGCGGCTCCAGGGGCTGGAGGGCCTGCGCGTGCGGCGGATCCAGAAGGCCATGGAGACGGCCGCCATGAGGGGGGAGTCCTTCCACCTGTGGTGGCACCCTCACAATTTCGGCACCCGCCTGGGGGAGAACCTGGCCGTGCTGGAGGCCCTGCTCCGCCACCACTGCCTCCTGCGGGATCGCTACGGGGTCGTCCCCATGACCATGGGCGAGGTGGGCCAGGCCGTCCAGGTGGCCGATGGGGTGCTTTGA
- a CDS encoding nucleotide sugar dehydrogenase: MRIAIVGLGYVGLPLALELAKKYPGTLGFDIHETKVGELRDGIDRTREVPAGALKETTLTMTSRLEDLRGCDFFIVAVPTPVDDWNRPDLTPVIKASESVGKVIGKGSIVVYESTVFPGVTEDVCGPILEKQSGLRCGVDFKLGYSPERINPGDKVHTVENIVKVVSGQDAESAEIIAGVYGSIIKAGIHRASSIKVAETAKVIENTQRDINIALMNELSIICDLVGIRTKEVLTAARTKWNFLPFSPGLVGGHCIGVDPYYLTTKAEELGYHPEVILAGRRINDSMGAYVAQKLVKLMVQGGLKVKGARVGILGLTFKEDVHDIRNSKVPDIIKELKQFGIEPMIHDPLADPVETHHEYGLELASIDSFANLDALILAVNHDQFLKAGLGNILGRLNSRAVFIDVKSVFEPGQFPDSVTYWSL, translated from the coding sequence ATGCGAATCGCGATTGTGGGTCTCGGATACGTCGGCCTGCCGCTGGCTCTCGAATTGGCGAAGAAATACCCCGGCACCCTGGGTTTCGATATCCACGAGACCAAGGTGGGCGAACTTCGGGACGGCATCGACCGCACCCGGGAAGTTCCCGCCGGGGCGCTGAAGGAGACGACCCTGACCATGACCAGCCGGCTGGAGGACCTCCGCGGCTGCGATTTCTTCATCGTGGCCGTCCCCACGCCCGTGGACGACTGGAACCGCCCGGACCTGACGCCGGTGATCAAAGCCTCGGAATCCGTGGGCAAGGTGATCGGCAAGGGCAGCATCGTGGTGTATGAATCCACTGTCTTCCCCGGGGTCACCGAGGACGTGTGCGGGCCGATCCTGGAAAAGCAGTCAGGGCTGCGCTGCGGGGTCGATTTCAAGCTGGGGTACTCCCCCGAGCGCATCAATCCCGGCGACAAGGTCCACACGGTCGAGAATATCGTGAAGGTCGTCTCGGGGCAGGACGCCGAGAGCGCCGAGATCATCGCCGGAGTGTACGGCTCGATCATCAAGGCCGGCATCCACCGGGCCTCCTCCATCAAGGTGGCCGAGACCGCCAAGGTCATCGAGAATACGCAGCGTGACATCAATATCGCCCTGATGAACGAATTGTCCATCATCTGCGACCTGGTGGGGATCCGCACCAAGGAGGTGCTGACGGCCGCCCGCACCAAGTGGAACTTCCTGCCCTTTTCGCCGGGCCTGGTGGGCGGGCACTGCATCGGAGTCGATCCCTACTACCTCACCACCAAGGCGGAGGAGCTGGGCTACCATCCCGAGGTGATCCTCGCCGGCCGGCGCATCAACGACAGCATGGGCGCCTACGTGGCCCAGAAGCTGGTCAAGCTCATGGTCCAGGGCGGCCTCAAGGTCAAGGGGGCCCGCGTGGGCATCCTGGGCCTGACCTTCAAGGAGGACGTGCATGACATCCGCAACAGCAAGGTGCCGGACATCATCAAGGAGCTGAAGCAGTTCGGAATCGAGCCCATGATCCACGATCCCCTTGCCGATCCGGTGGAGACGCATCACGAGTACGGCCTGGAGCTCGCCTCCATCGACTCCTTCGCGAACCTGGACGCCCTGATCCTCGCCGTCAATCACGACCAGTTCCTGAAGGCCGGCCTCGGAAACATCCTCGGCCGCCTCAATTCCAGGGCGGTGTTCATCGACGTGAAATCCGTCTTCGAACCGGGCCAGTTCCCGGACAGCGTGACCTACTGGAGCCTTTGA
- a CDS encoding SDR family oxidoreductase: protein MMSRYQDLCTHLRQSPRTWLVTGAAGFIGSNLLQQLLELDQVVVGLDNFSTGHPANLESVRQASRPEAWKRFTFIEGDIRDLETCHRACKNVDTVLHQAALGSVPRSIKDPITSHQSNVDGFLNVLVAARDAGVQRMVYASSSSVYGDDPVLPKVEARTGNPLSPYALNKVINEGYAGVFGRAYGFKPIGLRYFNVFGPRQDPEGPYAAVMPKWIAALLKGEVCQIHGDGETSRDFCFVANAVQANLLAGTAPEEALGEVFNVSFGGTTSLTQLYWMIAERLQAIHPEVACPDPVYTPPRPGDIRHSQADLSKIKAMLGYDPTHSVAGGLDHLVPWFAGPNPS from the coding sequence TTGATGAGCCGTTATCAGGACCTCTGCACGCACCTCCGCCAGAGCCCCCGCACCTGGCTCGTAACGGGGGCGGCCGGCTTCATCGGTTCCAACCTCCTCCAACAGCTCCTGGAGCTGGACCAGGTGGTGGTGGGCCTGGACAATTTCTCGACCGGGCATCCCGCGAACCTGGAAAGCGTGAGGCAGGCGTCGAGGCCCGAGGCCTGGAAGCGGTTCACCTTCATCGAAGGGGACATCCGGGATCTGGAAACGTGCCACCGGGCATGCAAGAACGTGGACACGGTTCTCCACCAGGCGGCGCTGGGCTCCGTGCCCCGGTCCATCAAGGACCCGATCACGAGCCACCAGTCCAACGTGGACGGCTTCCTCAACGTGCTCGTGGCGGCCCGTGACGCCGGGGTGCAGCGGATGGTGTACGCGTCCAGCAGCTCGGTCTACGGCGACGACCCGGTCCTGCCCAAGGTGGAGGCCCGCACGGGCAACCCCCTTTCCCCCTACGCGCTGAACAAGGTCATCAACGAAGGGTACGCGGGGGTCTTCGGCCGGGCCTACGGGTTCAAGCCCATCGGCCTGCGCTACTTCAACGTGTTCGGCCCCCGCCAGGATCCGGAAGGCCCCTATGCGGCCGTGATGCCCAAATGGATCGCGGCCCTCCTCAAGGGGGAGGTCTGCCAGATCCACGGGGACGGGGAGACCAGCCGGGACTTCTGCTTCGTGGCCAACGCCGTCCAGGCCAACCTCCTGGCCGGGACCGCACCCGAGGAGGCCCTGGGCGAGGTTTTCAACGTCTCCTTCGGCGGGACCACCTCCCTGACCCAGTTGTACTGGATGATCGCCGAGCGGCTCCAGGCCATCCATCCCGAGGTGGCGTGCCCGGACCCCGTCTACACGCCCCCGCGGCCCGGGGACATCCGCCACTCCCAGGCGGATCTCTCCAAGATCAAGGCCATGCTCGGCTATGACCCCACCCATTCCGTGGCCGGCGGCCTGGACCATCTCGTGCCCTGGTTCGCCGGGCCGAACCCGTCCTGA